A genomic segment from Drosophila miranda strain MSH22 chromosome 3, D.miranda_PacBio2.1, whole genome shotgun sequence encodes:
- the LOC108159317 gene encoding uncharacterized protein LOC108159317 isoform X5, translating into MNLMFRKNFREGASKSAGGGGKLQSKANRTKRSRDMGLVQQPEEIHYRTHLFFSPNRPGYDVGEVNFGGGGHSGVTRAEPISLATLDRDCFIIPVHSVDRFLPAGIPLPALSADGKTASPLSVLEVSDPKLCILVHLMSPLEAIDPVMESPLAHPLLKQRSIASELVSEVQQANTAVGGMLLANMEKSSEFPFISYYLINTLQTDPSSFYASLRVSSLSKFEPKALKYTAAHTLDLYSEVASIYRPPLVLPSNEAGSFKKSQTAATGYIITVFKVFEGDDGERFEKNWLYWTGARMLYRYLPRAAGLRRIALHKSTSQKGDKMYLLVCECADLLKDISLAAFLIPAMRARLCGYTGLYRPIQAF; encoded by the exons ATGAATTTAATGTTCCGTAAGAATTTCCGCGAGGGGGCAAGCAAGTCTGCCGGCGGCGGCGGGAAGCTACAATCGAAGGCAAACCGGACGAAGCGGTCGCGGGACATGGGCCTCGTGCAGCAGCCGGAGGAGATACACTACCGAACACACCTGTTCTTCTCACCCAATCGTCCTGGCTATGACGTTGGAGAAG TGAACTTTGGTGGTGGTGGCCACTCTGGAGTCACGCGAGCCGAGCCGATCTCCCTGGCTACCTTGGATCGGGACTGCTTCATCATTCCTGTGCATAGTGTGGACCGCTTCCTGCCGGCCGGTATACCG CTACCCGCTCTGAGTGCCGATGGCAAGACAGCCAGTCCGCTGAGCGTCCTGGAGGTCTCCGATCCGAAACTATGCATTCTGGTGCATTTGATGAGCCCCTTGGAGGCTATCGATCCCGTGATGGAGTCACCCTTGGCGCACCCGCTGCTCAAGCAGCGCTCAATCGCCTCCGAGCTGGTGTCGGAGGTGCAGCAGGCCAACACAGCCGTGGGCGGCATGCTCCTGGCCAACATGGAGAAGAGCT CCGAGTTCCCATTCATCTCGTACTATCTCATCAATACGCTGCAAACGGATCCTTCCAGCTTCTATGCCAGCCTGCGCGTCTCATCGCTGTCCAAGTTCGAGCCCAAGGCCCTCAA ATACACTGCCGCCCACACTCTGGATCTTTATAGCGAGGTGGCATCCATTTACCGGCCGCCGTTGGTGCTGCCCTCGAACGAGGCCGGGAGCTTTAAGAAGTCGCAGACCGCGGCCACCGGCTACATTATTACCGTGTTCAAG GTGTTCGAGGGCGACGATGGCGAAAGGTTTGAAAAGAATTGGCTCTACTGGACAGGGGCCCGGATGCTGTACAG ATACTTGCCACGGGCGGCGGGTCTGCGGCGCATCGCTCTGCACAAGAGCACCTCACAGAAGGGGGACAAGATGTACCTCCTGGTTTGCGAGTGTGCCGACTTGCTCAAGGACATCTCGCTGGCCGCCTTCCTCATACCGGCCATGCGGGCCAGGCTCTGCGGCTACACGGGACTCTATCGACCAATACAGGCCTTCTAG
- the LOC108159317 gene encoding uncharacterized protein LOC108159317 isoform X1, which yields MNLMFRKNFREGASKSAGGGGKLQSKANRTKRSRDMGLVQQPEEIHYRTHLFFSPNRPGYDVGEERCSALSGIPSTPILSTATSFALPGNLQPYELDAPQPLVDRRPSFSLMRWNSSSSGPGTVSSSANNSLLRLQQQQQHQQQQQQQQQQMHLATATTTLGYGHGDATVATATTTLLTAAAAATRQVNFGGGGHSGVTRAEPISLATLDRDCFIIPVHSVDRFLPAGIPLPALSADGKTASPLSVLEVSDPKLCILVHLMSPLEAIDPVMESPLAHPLLKQRSIASELVSEVQQANTAVGGMLLANMEKSSEFPFISYYLINTLQTDPSSFYASLRVSSLSKFEPKALKYTAAHTLDLYSEVASIYRPPLVLPSNEAGSFKKSQTAATGYIITVFKVFEGDDGERFEKNWLYWTGARMLYRYLPRAAGLRRIALHKSTSQKGDKMYLLVCECADLLKDISLAAFLIPAMRARLCGYTGLYRPIQAF from the exons ATGAATTTAATGTTCCGTAAGAATTTCCGCGAGGGGGCAAGCAAGTCTGCCGGCGGCGGCGGGAAGCTACAATCGAAGGCAAACCGGACGAAGCGGTCGCGGGACATGGGCCTCGTGCAGCAGCCGGAGGAGATACACTACCGAACACACCTGTTCTTCTCACCCAATCGTCCTGGCTATGACGTTGGAGAAG AACGATGCAGCGCACTCTCAGGCATACCGAGTACCCCAATCTTGAGCACAGCCACGTCCTTCGCCCTGCCCGGCAACTTGCAACCCTATGAGTTGGACGCCCCCCAGCCGCTGGTCGATCGCCGGCCGTCCTTTTCCCTGATGCGGTGGAATAGCAGTAGCAGCGGACCGGGTACTGTCAGCAGCAGTGCGAATAACAGTTTGCTAcgcctgcagcagcagcagcagcatcagcagcagcagcagcagcagcagcagcagatgcacttggcaacagcaacaacaacctTGGGATACGGTCATGGTGATGCAACAGTGGCCACGGCAACAACCACGTTGCTGACGGCCGCGGCTGCAGCCACGCGGCAAG TGAACTTTGGTGGTGGTGGCCACTCTGGAGTCACGCGAGCCGAGCCGATCTCCCTGGCTACCTTGGATCGGGACTGCTTCATCATTCCTGTGCATAGTGTGGACCGCTTCCTGCCGGCCGGTATACCG CTACCCGCTCTGAGTGCCGATGGCAAGACAGCCAGTCCGCTGAGCGTCCTGGAGGTCTCCGATCCGAAACTATGCATTCTGGTGCATTTGATGAGCCCCTTGGAGGCTATCGATCCCGTGATGGAGTCACCCTTGGCGCACCCGCTGCTCAAGCAGCGCTCAATCGCCTCCGAGCTGGTGTCGGAGGTGCAGCAGGCCAACACAGCCGTGGGCGGCATGCTCCTGGCCAACATGGAGAAGAGCT CCGAGTTCCCATTCATCTCGTACTATCTCATCAATACGCTGCAAACGGATCCTTCCAGCTTCTATGCCAGCCTGCGCGTCTCATCGCTGTCCAAGTTCGAGCCCAAGGCCCTCAA ATACACTGCCGCCCACACTCTGGATCTTTATAGCGAGGTGGCATCCATTTACCGGCCGCCGTTGGTGCTGCCCTCGAACGAGGCCGGGAGCTTTAAGAAGTCGCAGACCGCGGCCACCGGCTACATTATTACCGTGTTCAAG GTGTTCGAGGGCGACGATGGCGAAAGGTTTGAAAAGAATTGGCTCTACTGGACAGGGGCCCGGATGCTGTACAG ATACTTGCCACGGGCGGCGGGTCTGCGGCGCATCGCTCTGCACAAGAGCACCTCACAGAAGGGGGACAAGATGTACCTCCTGGTTTGCGAGTGTGCCGACTTGCTCAAGGACATCTCGCTGGCCGCCTTCCTCATACCGGCCATGCGGGCCAGGCTCTGCGGCTACACGGGACTCTATCGACCAATACAGGCCTTCTAG
- the LOC108159317 gene encoding uncharacterized protein LOC108159317 isoform X4, whose product MSERGSGGTVTGGRHARVSPTPGRGSKIAYTPCPRSEPPQDLALAVPAPARNCLAIPMSSLQTANGPSNKVNFGGGGHSGVTRAEPISLATLDRDCFIIPVHSVDRFLPAGIPLPALSADGKTASPLSVLEVSDPKLCILVHLMSPLEAIDPVMESPLAHPLLKQRSIASELVSEVQQANTAVGGMLLANMEKSSEFPFISYYLINTLQTDPSSFYASLRVSSLSKFEPKALKYTAAHTLDLYSEVASIYRPPLVLPSNEAGSFKKSQTAATGYIITVFKVFEGDDGERFEKNWLYWTGARMLYRYLPRAAGLRRIALHKSTSQKGDKMYLLVCECADLLKDISLAAFLIPAMRARLCGYTGLYRPIQAF is encoded by the exons ATGAGCGAACGCGGCAGCGGAGGCACCGTCACCGGTGGCCGTCATGCCCGGGTCAGTCCCACGCCCGGACGTGGCAGTAAGATTGCGTACACGCCATGTCCGCGCTCCGAGCCGCCACAGGATCTGGCACTGGCAGTGCCGGCCCCAGCGCGCAATTGCCTGGCCATACCCATGTCTTCGCTGCAGACGGCCAACGGACCCAGCAACAAAG TGAACTTTGGTGGTGGTGGCCACTCTGGAGTCACGCGAGCCGAGCCGATCTCCCTGGCTACCTTGGATCGGGACTGCTTCATCATTCCTGTGCATAGTGTGGACCGCTTCCTGCCGGCCGGTATACCG CTACCCGCTCTGAGTGCCGATGGCAAGACAGCCAGTCCGCTGAGCGTCCTGGAGGTCTCCGATCCGAAACTATGCATTCTGGTGCATTTGATGAGCCCCTTGGAGGCTATCGATCCCGTGATGGAGTCACCCTTGGCGCACCCGCTGCTCAAGCAGCGCTCAATCGCCTCCGAGCTGGTGTCGGAGGTGCAGCAGGCCAACACAGCCGTGGGCGGCATGCTCCTGGCCAACATGGAGAAGAGCT CCGAGTTCCCATTCATCTCGTACTATCTCATCAATACGCTGCAAACGGATCCTTCCAGCTTCTATGCCAGCCTGCGCGTCTCATCGCTGTCCAAGTTCGAGCCCAAGGCCCTCAA ATACACTGCCGCCCACACTCTGGATCTTTATAGCGAGGTGGCATCCATTTACCGGCCGCCGTTGGTGCTGCCCTCGAACGAGGCCGGGAGCTTTAAGAAGTCGCAGACCGCGGCCACCGGCTACATTATTACCGTGTTCAAG GTGTTCGAGGGCGACGATGGCGAAAGGTTTGAAAAGAATTGGCTCTACTGGACAGGGGCCCGGATGCTGTACAG ATACTTGCCACGGGCGGCGGGTCTGCGGCGCATCGCTCTGCACAAGAGCACCTCACAGAAGGGGGACAAGATGTACCTCCTGGTTTGCGAGTGTGCCGACTTGCTCAAGGACATCTCGCTGGCCGCCTTCCTCATACCGGCCATGCGGGCCAGGCTCTGCGGCTACACGGGACTCTATCGACCAATACAGGCCTTCTAG
- the LOC108159317 gene encoding uncharacterized protein LOC108159317 isoform X2 — MYLYNFREGASKSAGGGGKLQSKANRTKRSRDMGLVQQPEEIHYRTHLFFSPNRPGYDVGEERCSALSGIPSTPILSTATSFALPGNLQPYELDAPQPLVDRRPSFSLMRWNSSSSGPGTVSSSANNSLLRLQQQQQHQQQQQQQQQQMHLATATTTLGYGHGDATVATATTTLLTAAAAATRQVNFGGGGHSGVTRAEPISLATLDRDCFIIPVHSVDRFLPAGIPLPALSADGKTASPLSVLEVSDPKLCILVHLMSPLEAIDPVMESPLAHPLLKQRSIASELVSEVQQANTAVGGMLLANMEKSSEFPFISYYLINTLQTDPSSFYASLRVSSLSKFEPKALKYTAAHTLDLYSEVASIYRPPLVLPSNEAGSFKKSQTAATGYIITVFKVFEGDDGERFEKNWLYWTGARMLYRYLPRAAGLRRIALHKSTSQKGDKMYLLVCECADLLKDISLAAFLIPAMRARLCGYTGLYRPIQAF; from the exons ATGTATCTCTAT AATTTCCGCGAGGGGGCAAGCAAGTCTGCCGGCGGCGGCGGGAAGCTACAATCGAAGGCAAACCGGACGAAGCGGTCGCGGGACATGGGCCTCGTGCAGCAGCCGGAGGAGATACACTACCGAACACACCTGTTCTTCTCACCCAATCGTCCTGGCTATGACGTTGGAGAAG AACGATGCAGCGCACTCTCAGGCATACCGAGTACCCCAATCTTGAGCACAGCCACGTCCTTCGCCCTGCCCGGCAACTTGCAACCCTATGAGTTGGACGCCCCCCAGCCGCTGGTCGATCGCCGGCCGTCCTTTTCCCTGATGCGGTGGAATAGCAGTAGCAGCGGACCGGGTACTGTCAGCAGCAGTGCGAATAACAGTTTGCTAcgcctgcagcagcagcagcagcatcagcagcagcagcagcagcagcagcagcagatgcacttggcaacagcaacaacaacctTGGGATACGGTCATGGTGATGCAACAGTGGCCACGGCAACAACCACGTTGCTGACGGCCGCGGCTGCAGCCACGCGGCAAG TGAACTTTGGTGGTGGTGGCCACTCTGGAGTCACGCGAGCCGAGCCGATCTCCCTGGCTACCTTGGATCGGGACTGCTTCATCATTCCTGTGCATAGTGTGGACCGCTTCCTGCCGGCCGGTATACCG CTACCCGCTCTGAGTGCCGATGGCAAGACAGCCAGTCCGCTGAGCGTCCTGGAGGTCTCCGATCCGAAACTATGCATTCTGGTGCATTTGATGAGCCCCTTGGAGGCTATCGATCCCGTGATGGAGTCACCCTTGGCGCACCCGCTGCTCAAGCAGCGCTCAATCGCCTCCGAGCTGGTGTCGGAGGTGCAGCAGGCCAACACAGCCGTGGGCGGCATGCTCCTGGCCAACATGGAGAAGAGCT CCGAGTTCCCATTCATCTCGTACTATCTCATCAATACGCTGCAAACGGATCCTTCCAGCTTCTATGCCAGCCTGCGCGTCTCATCGCTGTCCAAGTTCGAGCCCAAGGCCCTCAA ATACACTGCCGCCCACACTCTGGATCTTTATAGCGAGGTGGCATCCATTTACCGGCCGCCGTTGGTGCTGCCCTCGAACGAGGCCGGGAGCTTTAAGAAGTCGCAGACCGCGGCCACCGGCTACATTATTACCGTGTTCAAG GTGTTCGAGGGCGACGATGGCGAAAGGTTTGAAAAGAATTGGCTCTACTGGACAGGGGCCCGGATGCTGTACAG ATACTTGCCACGGGCGGCGGGTCTGCGGCGCATCGCTCTGCACAAGAGCACCTCACAGAAGGGGGACAAGATGTACCTCCTGGTTTGCGAGTGTGCCGACTTGCTCAAGGACATCTCGCTGGCCGCCTTCCTCATACCGGCCATGCGGGCCAGGCTCTGCGGCTACACGGGACTCTATCGACCAATACAGGCCTTCTAG
- the LOC108159317 gene encoding uncharacterized protein LOC108159317 isoform X6, producing the protein MYRNAVQKFWDMGQFNPGFEFDSEAVLKCERTHTKRNKLATLMNWLRQFNEPPSEPLKCDHMMNFGGGGHSGVTRAEPISLATLDRDCFIIPVHSVDRFLPAGIPLPALSADGKTASPLSVLEVSDPKLCILVHLMSPLEAIDPVMESPLAHPLLKQRSIASELVSEVQQANTAVGGMLLANMEKSSEFPFISYYLINTLQTDPSSFYASLRVSSLSKFEPKALKYTAAHTLDLYSEVASIYRPPLVLPSNEAGSFKKSQTAATGYIITVFKVFEGDDGERFEKNWLYWTGARMLYRYLPRAAGLRRIALHKSTSQKGDKMYLLVCECADLLKDISLAAFLIPAMRARLCGYTGLYRPIQAF; encoded by the exons ATGTATCGCAACGCCGTGCAGAAGTTCTGGGACATGGGCCAATTCAATCCGGGCTTCGAATTTGACTCTGAGGCGGTCCTCAAGTGCGAGCGGACCCACACGAAGCGCAACAAATTGGCCACCCTGATGAACTGGCTCAGGCAGTTCAACGAGCCCCCCTCAGAGCCCCTCAAATGCGACCATATGA TGAACTTTGGTGGTGGTGGCCACTCTGGAGTCACGCGAGCCGAGCCGATCTCCCTGGCTACCTTGGATCGGGACTGCTTCATCATTCCTGTGCATAGTGTGGACCGCTTCCTGCCGGCCGGTATACCG CTACCCGCTCTGAGTGCCGATGGCAAGACAGCCAGTCCGCTGAGCGTCCTGGAGGTCTCCGATCCGAAACTATGCATTCTGGTGCATTTGATGAGCCCCTTGGAGGCTATCGATCCCGTGATGGAGTCACCCTTGGCGCACCCGCTGCTCAAGCAGCGCTCAATCGCCTCCGAGCTGGTGTCGGAGGTGCAGCAGGCCAACACAGCCGTGGGCGGCATGCTCCTGGCCAACATGGAGAAGAGCT CCGAGTTCCCATTCATCTCGTACTATCTCATCAATACGCTGCAAACGGATCCTTCCAGCTTCTATGCCAGCCTGCGCGTCTCATCGCTGTCCAAGTTCGAGCCCAAGGCCCTCAA ATACACTGCCGCCCACACTCTGGATCTTTATAGCGAGGTGGCATCCATTTACCGGCCGCCGTTGGTGCTGCCCTCGAACGAGGCCGGGAGCTTTAAGAAGTCGCAGACCGCGGCCACCGGCTACATTATTACCGTGTTCAAG GTGTTCGAGGGCGACGATGGCGAAAGGTTTGAAAAGAATTGGCTCTACTGGACAGGGGCCCGGATGCTGTACAG ATACTTGCCACGGGCGGCGGGTCTGCGGCGCATCGCTCTGCACAAGAGCACCTCACAGAAGGGGGACAAGATGTACCTCCTGGTTTGCGAGTGTGCCGACTTGCTCAAGGACATCTCGCTGGCCGCCTTCCTCATACCGGCCATGCGGGCCAGGCTCTGCGGCTACACGGGACTCTATCGACCAATACAGGCCTTCTAG
- the LOC108159317 gene encoding uncharacterized protein LOC108159317 isoform X3, with protein MNLMFRKNFREGASKSAGGGGKLQSKANRTKRSRDMGLVQQPEEIHYRTHLFFSPNRPGYDVGEERCSALSGIPSTPILSTATSFALPGNLQPYELDAPQPLVDRRPSFSLMRWNSSSSGPVNFGGGGHSGVTRAEPISLATLDRDCFIIPVHSVDRFLPAGIPLPALSADGKTASPLSVLEVSDPKLCILVHLMSPLEAIDPVMESPLAHPLLKQRSIASELVSEVQQANTAVGGMLLANMEKSSEFPFISYYLINTLQTDPSSFYASLRVSSLSKFEPKALKYTAAHTLDLYSEVASIYRPPLVLPSNEAGSFKKSQTAATGYIITVFKVFEGDDGERFEKNWLYWTGARMLYRYLPRAAGLRRIALHKSTSQKGDKMYLLVCECADLLKDISLAAFLIPAMRARLCGYTGLYRPIQAF; from the exons ATGAATTTAATGTTCCGTAAGAATTTCCGCGAGGGGGCAAGCAAGTCTGCCGGCGGCGGCGGGAAGCTACAATCGAAGGCAAACCGGACGAAGCGGTCGCGGGACATGGGCCTCGTGCAGCAGCCGGAGGAGATACACTACCGAACACACCTGTTCTTCTCACCCAATCGTCCTGGCTATGACGTTGGAGAAG AACGATGCAGCGCACTCTCAGGCATACCGAGTACCCCAATCTTGAGCACAGCCACGTCCTTCGCCCTGCCCGGCAACTTGCAACCCTATGAGTTGGACGCCCCCCAGCCGCTGGTCGATCGCCGGCCGTCCTTTTCCCTGATGCGGTGGAATAGCAGTAGCAGCGGACCGG TGAACTTTGGTGGTGGTGGCCACTCTGGAGTCACGCGAGCCGAGCCGATCTCCCTGGCTACCTTGGATCGGGACTGCTTCATCATTCCTGTGCATAGTGTGGACCGCTTCCTGCCGGCCGGTATACCG CTACCCGCTCTGAGTGCCGATGGCAAGACAGCCAGTCCGCTGAGCGTCCTGGAGGTCTCCGATCCGAAACTATGCATTCTGGTGCATTTGATGAGCCCCTTGGAGGCTATCGATCCCGTGATGGAGTCACCCTTGGCGCACCCGCTGCTCAAGCAGCGCTCAATCGCCTCCGAGCTGGTGTCGGAGGTGCAGCAGGCCAACACAGCCGTGGGCGGCATGCTCCTGGCCAACATGGAGAAGAGCT CCGAGTTCCCATTCATCTCGTACTATCTCATCAATACGCTGCAAACGGATCCTTCCAGCTTCTATGCCAGCCTGCGCGTCTCATCGCTGTCCAAGTTCGAGCCCAAGGCCCTCAA ATACACTGCCGCCCACACTCTGGATCTTTATAGCGAGGTGGCATCCATTTACCGGCCGCCGTTGGTGCTGCCCTCGAACGAGGCCGGGAGCTTTAAGAAGTCGCAGACCGCGGCCACCGGCTACATTATTACCGTGTTCAAG GTGTTCGAGGGCGACGATGGCGAAAGGTTTGAAAAGAATTGGCTCTACTGGACAGGGGCCCGGATGCTGTACAG ATACTTGCCACGGGCGGCGGGTCTGCGGCGCATCGCTCTGCACAAGAGCACCTCACAGAAGGGGGACAAGATGTACCTCCTGGTTTGCGAGTGTGCCGACTTGCTCAAGGACATCTCGCTGGCCGCCTTCCTCATACCGGCCATGCGGGCCAGGCTCTGCGGCTACACGGGACTCTATCGACCAATACAGGCCTTCTAG